Proteins from a genomic interval of Zingiber officinale cultivar Zhangliang chromosome 1B, Zo_v1.1, whole genome shotgun sequence:
- the LOC121972560 gene encoding hydrophobic protein OSR8-like, with amino-acid sequence MASERCCFFLEIVLSIILPPLGVFLHYGCCSMEFCICLLLTILGYLPGIIYAIYVLVAVDHEPYRRYYYQPLA; translated from the exons ATGGCTTCCGAAAGATGCTGCTTTTTCCTCGAGATCGTCCTCTCTATCATCCTCCCGCCGCTAGGCGTCTTCCTCCACTACGGCTGCTGCAGC ATGGAGTTCTGCATCTGCTTGCTGCTGACAATTCTGGGGTACTTGCCGGGCATCATCTACGCGATCTACGTTCTCGTCGCAGTCGATCACGAACCCTATCGGAGATATTACTACCAGCCCCTCGCGTAG
- the LOC122041061 gene encoding U-box domain-containing protein 35-like, producing MQKGTNQRENLDGAGWPLVAVAIDKDKNSQSAFRWALDNIVVRGQTLIIIHVNTKSSRTLYLRSSFHLLYSTTNSALREIFVPFRCFCSRKDVHCKDIVLEDADVAKAIVEFVSQSSIEKLVIGASPKGGFYRSFRSTDLSTNISKAVPDFCTVIVVSKGKVSSARSAVRSAPPPLRPQISIQAAPKPEIPNNIPKNVIKVQNEPAALAPQWNLHKETESIKSPFTRGGNISSTKSYGEVMLESDISFVSNGRPSFERNYPPRSSNVSDIMNYSFESPRKSVGVHSSFDDGYSSISSENAPSNSQLIMDEEMAEIRRLRMELKQTMDMYNSACKEAITAKQKAKELQRWKMEEEHRIREARMAEEVAMAMAEAEKAKCVAAVRTAEASKRIAESEAQKRINAEKKSSAFDHTTLRYRRYTIEEIEVATEYFAESRKIGEGGYGPVYRCTLDHTAVAVKVLRPDAAQGRSQFQQEVEILCCIRHPNMVLLLGACPEYGCLVYEYMANGSLDDRLFRRGNTTAIPWQHRFRIAAEIGTGLLFLHQTKPEPLVHRDLKPANILLDRNYVSKIGDVGLARLVPPSVADTVTQYRMTATAGTFCYIDPEYQQTGMLGIKSDVYSFGILLLQLVTGRPAMGLTHYVDRAIEKGTFEEMLDPAVGDWPVPEAMSLAKMALNCAELRRKDRPDLVTVVLPELNRLRDMADDNIQSCFFRTTTPSFQTQVSTRVITITIII from the exons ATGCAAAAAGGAACGAACCAGAGGGAGAATTTAGATGGCGCAGGCTGGCCTCTCGTGGCTGTGGCCATTGACAAGGACAAGAATAGCCAGAGTGCTTTCCGATGGGCTTTGGACAATATCGTTGTTAGAGGACAGACCCTCATCATCATCCATGTCAACACCAAATCATCGCGTACGCTCTATCTCCGATCTTCGTTCCATCTTTTAT ATTCTACGACAAACAGTGCCCTGAGGGAAATCTTCGTCCCGTTTCGATGTTTTTGCTCAAGAAAAGAT GTTCATTGCAAAGACATCGTGCTCGAGGACGCCGATGTCGCCAAAGCAATCGTTGAGTTTGTTTCGCAGTCTTCAATAGAGAAGCTAGTGATCGGTGCGTCGCCTAAAGGTGGATTCTACAG ATCATTTAGGAGCACAGACCTGAGTACAAACATCAGCAAAGCTGTGCCTGATTTCTGTACAGTGATTGTCGTCTCGAAAGGGAAGGTCTCCTCGGCGAGGAGTGCTGTTAGGTCAGCTCCACCACCTCTCCGGCCGCAAATCTCCATCCAAGCAGCTCCTAAACCTGAAATCCCAAACAATATCCCTAAAAATGTCATCAAAG TGCAAAATGAGCCTGCAGCATTGGCTCCTCAATGGAACTTGCATAAAGAAACTGAATCGATAAA gTCACCTTTCACCAGAGGAGGGAATATTTCTTCAACAAAATCATATGGAGAAGTGATGCTAGAGAGTGACATATCGTTTGTGAGCAACGGGAGGCCGAGCTTCGAAAGAAACTACCCTCCGAGATCTTCAAATGTTTCAGACATCATGAATTATAGCTTCGAGTCTCCGCGCAAGTCTGTAGGTGTTCACTCCTCGTTCGACGATGGCTACTCTTCAATCTCCTCCGAGAATGCGCCGTCCAATTCTCAGTTAATCATG GATGAAGAAATGGCAGAGATCAGACGATTGAGAATGGAGCTGAAGCAGACGATGGACATGTACAACTCGGCCTGCAAAGAAGCGATCACTGCGAAGCAGAAG GCAAAGGAGCTTCAGCGTTGGAAGATGGAGGAGGAGCATAGGATCAGAGAAGCTCGGATGGCAGAGGAGGTAGCTATGGCTATGGCGGAGGCGGAGAAGGCCAAGTGCGTGGCGGCGGTGCGGACCGCAGAAGCGTCTAAGAGGATCGCGGAATCCGAGGCGCAGAAGCGGATCAACGCCGAGAAGAAGAGCAGCGCTTTCGATCACACGACGTTGAGGTATCGCCGGTACACGATCGAGGAGATCGAAGTGGCCACAGAGTATTTCGCGGAGAGCAGGAAGATCGGAGAAGGCGGGTACGGGCCGGTCTACAGGTGCACGCTGGACCACACGGCGGTGGCCGTGAAGGTTCTCCGGCCGGACGCGGCGCAGGGGAGGTCGCAGTTCCAGCAGGAAGTCGAGATCTTGTGCTGCATCCGCCACCCGAATATGGTTCTGTTGCTGGGGGCTTGCCCGGAGTACGGCTGCTTGGTGTACGAGTACATGGCGAACGGGAGCTTGGACGACCGGCTTTTCCGGCGAGGGAACACTACGGCGATCCCCTGGCAGCACCGGTTCCGGATCGCAGCCGAGATCGGCACGGGCCTGCTGTTCCTGCACCAGACGAAGCCGGAGCCGCTGGTGCACCGGGACCTGAAGCCGGCGAACATCCTGCTCGACCGGAATTACGTGAGCAAGATCGGCGACGTGGGGCTGGCGCGGCTGGTGCCGCCGTCGGTGGCGGACACCGTGACGCAGTACCGGATGACGGCGACGGCGGGTACGTTCTGCTACATCGACCCGGAGTACCAGCAGACGGGCATGCTGGGGATCAAGTCCGACGTGTACTCCTTCGGGATCTTGCTGCTGCAGCTCGTGACCGGGAGGCCGGCGATGGGTCTGACCCACTACGTGGACAGGGCCATCGAGAAGGGAACCTTCGAGGAGATGCTGGACCCGGCGGTCGGCGACTGGCCGGTGCCGGAGGCGATGTCCCTAGCCAAGATGGCGTTGAATTGCGCCGAGTTGCGGAGGAAGGACCGGCCCGATCTAGTGACGGTAGTCCTGCCGGAACTCAACCGGCTGAGGGACATGGCCGACGACAACATCCAGTCTTGTTTCTTCAGGACAACGACTCCATCGTTCCAAACTCAAGTCTCCACACGAGTAATTACAATtacaattataatttaa
- the LOC121972536 gene encoding steroid 5-alpha-reductase DET2-like, whose amino-acid sequence MEELEVADLFSIALFSFYALCPVSVAALQFLTAPYGKHVRPGWGPSLPAPLAWFLMESPTLWLTLLLYPRGRHRSHPFALAVLSLYLLHYVHRTIVYPLRLHFSSSSSKKAAGFPLLIALFGFAFNLLNAYLQSRSISHYADYTGHQAQAWLRAAAGAVVFFWGMAINITSDSALMRLKAEGGGYKIPRGGWFELVSCPNYMGEMMEWLGWAVMAWLPAAMGFFLYTCSNLGPRARANLQWYRDKFGDAYPKSRKAFVPFIY is encoded by the coding sequence ATGGAGGAACTGGAAGTCGCCGATCTGTTCTCGATAGCCCTCTTCTCGTTCTACGCGCTGTGTCCGGTCAGTGTGGCGGCGTTGCAGTTCCTGACGGCGCCCTACGGGAAGCATGTCCGGCCTGGATGGGGGCCGTCGCTGCCCGCGCCCCTCGCCTGGTTCCTGATGGAAAGCCCTACGCTGTGGCTCACGCTCCTGCTCTACCCCCGCGGCCGCCACCGCTCCCACCCCTTCGCGCTCGCTGTCCTCTCTCTCTATCTTCTCCACTACGTCCACCGCACCATCGTCTACCCGCTTCGCCTccacttctcctcctcctcctccaagaAAGCCGCCGGCTTTCCTCTCCTAATCGCCCTCTTCGGCTTCGCCTTCAACCTCCTCAACGCCTACCTCCAGTCCCGCTCCATCTCCCACTACGCCGACTACACGGGGCACCAAGCCCAGGCTTGGTTGCGGGCGGCGGCGGGGGCGGTGGTTTTCTTCTGGGGCATGGCGATCAACATCACCTCGGATTCGGCGTTGATGAGGCTCAAGGCCGAGGGGGGAGGGTACAAGATACCCAGGGGAGGGTGGTTCGAGCTGGTGAGCTGTCCAAACTACATGGGGGAGATGATGGAGTGGCTAGGTTGGGCGGTTATGGCGTGGTTGCCGGCGGCCATGGGCTTCTTCCTCTACACCTGCTCGAACTTAGGTCCCCGGGCAAGGGCGAATTTGCAGTGGTATCGGGACAAGTTCGGAGATGCCTATCCCAAATCCAGGAAGGCATTTGTGCCCTTCATCTACTGA